A stretch of Cucumis sativus cultivar 9930 chromosome 2, Cucumber_9930_V3, whole genome shotgun sequence DNA encodes these proteins:
- the LOC101214004 gene encoding branched-chain amino acid aminotransferase 1, mitochondrial isoform X1, whose protein sequence is MVLRRLFSSSFRLVSSSSSSSSSSKLGGVCRGDGFRAVSSMPEPCQSSPFSDDESCDFDWDSLGFGLMPTDYMYIMKCSKDGNFERGQMSRFGNIELSPSAGVLNYGQGLFEGLKAYRKKDGGFRLFRPDQNALRMMTGAERMCMPSPSIEQFIDAVKQITIANRRWVPPLGKGSLYIRPLLIGTGPVLGLAPAPEYTFLIYASPVCNYFKEGSAPLNLYVENEFVRASRGGTGGVKTISNYAPVLKAITQAKNRGFSDVLYLDSVNKRDLEEVSSCNIFLVKGNVISTPATNGTILPGVTRKSIIEIARDRGYEVEERAVNMEELFDASEVFCTGTAVGVAPVGSITCMDRRIEYRTGANTTCQELYSTLVGIQTGTIEDKMGWTVEIS, encoded by the exons ATGGTTCTCAGAAGACTCTTCTCCTCCTCTTTTCGccttgtttcttcttcttcatcatcatcttcttcttcaaag CTTGGAGGAGTTTGTCGTGGCGATGGGTTTAGGGCAGTATCTTCAATGCCGGAGCCTTGCCAATCATCGCCTTTCAG TGATGACGAGAGCTGTGATTTTGACTGGGATAGTCTTGGATTTGGGCTAATGCCAACagattatatgtatattatgaAATGCTCTAAAGATGGGAATTTTGAACGAGGTCAAATGAGCCGTTTCGGGAACATTGAGTTAAGCCCTTCTGCTGGGGTTCTAAATTATGGACAG GGCTTGTTTGAAGGCCTAAAAGCTTATAGGAAAAAAGATGGGGGCTTTCGTCTATTTCGTCCAGACCAAAACGCTCTTCGTATGATGACCGGTGCTGAACGAATGTGTATGCCATCACCCTCCATTGAACAGTTTATCGATGCTGTGAAGCAAATTACCATTGCTAATAGGCGTTGG GTCCCTCCGCTGGGGAAAGGATCACTTTACATAAGGCCTTTGCTCATTGGAACTGGTCCAGTTCTTGGCTTGGCTCCTGCGCCCGAGTatacttttctaatttatgcTTCCCCTgtttgcaattattttaag GAAGGTTCGGCACCCTTGAACCTATATGTTGAGAATGAATTCGTTCGTGCATCTCGTGGTGGAACTGGAGGTGTGAAAACCATTTCAAATTATGCTCCG GTCTTAAAAGCTATCACCCAAGCAAAAAACCGAGGGTTTTCTGACGTGTTATACCTTGATTCAGTGAATAAGAGAGATCTGGAAGAAGTTTCTTCTTGCAATATTTTCCTTGTAAAG GGCAATGTTATTTCAACTCCTGCTACAAATGGAACAATTCTTCCAGGAGTAACCCGAAAAAGCATCATTGAAATTGCCCGCGATCGAGGTTATGAG GTTGAGGAACGAGCCGTTAACATGGAAGAACTGTTCGACGCTAGTGAAGTTTTCTGCACCGGAACTGCTGTTGGTGTGGCCCCAGTTGGCAGCATCACATGTATGGATAGAAG GATTGAATACCGAACAGGTGCTAACACAACATGCCAAGAACTATATTCAACTCTGGTTGGGATTCAAACTGGAACCATTGAGGATAAGATGGGGTGGACTGTTGAGATCTCTTGA
- the LOC101214004 gene encoding branched-chain-amino-acid aminotransferase 2, chloroplastic isoform X2, which yields MPEPCQSSPFSDDESCDFDWDSLGFGLMPTDYMYIMKCSKDGNFERGQMSRFGNIELSPSAGVLNYGQGLFEGLKAYRKKDGGFRLFRPDQNALRMMTGAERMCMPSPSIEQFIDAVKQITIANRRWVPPLGKGSLYIRPLLIGTGPVLGLAPAPEYTFLIYASPVCNYFKEGSAPLNLYVENEFVRASRGGTGGVKTISNYAPVLKAITQAKNRGFSDVLYLDSVNKRDLEEVSSCNIFLVKGNVISTPATNGTILPGVTRKSIIEIARDRGYEVEERAVNMEELFDASEVFCTGTAVGVAPVGSITCMDRRIEYRTGANTTCQELYSTLVGIQTGTIEDKMGWTVEIS from the exons ATGCCGGAGCCTTGCCAATCATCGCCTTTCAG TGATGACGAGAGCTGTGATTTTGACTGGGATAGTCTTGGATTTGGGCTAATGCCAACagattatatgtatattatgaAATGCTCTAAAGATGGGAATTTTGAACGAGGTCAAATGAGCCGTTTCGGGAACATTGAGTTAAGCCCTTCTGCTGGGGTTCTAAATTATGGACAG GGCTTGTTTGAAGGCCTAAAAGCTTATAGGAAAAAAGATGGGGGCTTTCGTCTATTTCGTCCAGACCAAAACGCTCTTCGTATGATGACCGGTGCTGAACGAATGTGTATGCCATCACCCTCCATTGAACAGTTTATCGATGCTGTGAAGCAAATTACCATTGCTAATAGGCGTTGG GTCCCTCCGCTGGGGAAAGGATCACTTTACATAAGGCCTTTGCTCATTGGAACTGGTCCAGTTCTTGGCTTGGCTCCTGCGCCCGAGTatacttttctaatttatgcTTCCCCTgtttgcaattattttaag GAAGGTTCGGCACCCTTGAACCTATATGTTGAGAATGAATTCGTTCGTGCATCTCGTGGTGGAACTGGAGGTGTGAAAACCATTTCAAATTATGCTCCG GTCTTAAAAGCTATCACCCAAGCAAAAAACCGAGGGTTTTCTGACGTGTTATACCTTGATTCAGTGAATAAGAGAGATCTGGAAGAAGTTTCTTCTTGCAATATTTTCCTTGTAAAG GGCAATGTTATTTCAACTCCTGCTACAAATGGAACAATTCTTCCAGGAGTAACCCGAAAAAGCATCATTGAAATTGCCCGCGATCGAGGTTATGAG GTTGAGGAACGAGCCGTTAACATGGAAGAACTGTTCGACGCTAGTGAAGTTTTCTGCACCGGAACTGCTGTTGGTGTGGCCCCAGTTGGCAGCATCACATGTATGGATAGAAG GATTGAATACCGAACAGGTGCTAACACAACATGCCAAGAACTATATTCAACTCTGGTTGGGATTCAAACTGGAACCATTGAGGATAAGATGGGGTGGACTGTTGAGATCTCTTGA